One genomic window of Arthrobacter caoxuetaonis includes the following:
- a CDS encoding tryptophan 2,3-dioxygenase, translated as MDKNTRDLEPEIERDFSQKMSYGSYLGLEDLLAAQHPVSKPEHHDEMLFIIQHQTSELWLKLVLHELRAVRARLMADDLRTAMKGIARIKHIQRSLTEQWSVLATLTPSEYAEFRGDLGASSGFQSYQYRAVEFLLGNKNAGMIEVFAADPQAQALLEELLGQTSIYDEFIRALHRMGYTLAPDLLERDVTQAHVFDESLMQVFRHVYENPAENWDIYEACEELVDLEDNFQLWRFRHLLTVQRTIGMKRGTGGSSGAGFLKRALDLTFFPELYAVRTEIGQR; from the coding sequence ATGGACAAGAACACCCGCGACCTGGAACCCGAAATCGAGCGGGACTTCAGCCAGAAGATGAGCTACGGATCCTATCTGGGACTTGAGGACCTGCTCGCGGCCCAGCATCCGGTCAGCAAGCCGGAGCACCACGACGAAATGCTCTTCATCATCCAGCACCAGACCTCGGAGCTGTGGCTGAAACTGGTGCTGCACGAACTGCGGGCCGTCCGGGCACGGCTGATGGCTGACGACCTGCGTACAGCCATGAAGGGCATTGCGCGGATCAAGCACATCCAGCGCTCGCTGACCGAACAGTGGTCGGTCCTGGCCACCCTGACGCCGTCGGAATACGCGGAGTTCCGCGGGGATCTCGGCGCGTCCTCCGGTTTCCAGTCCTATCAGTACCGCGCCGTGGAGTTCCTGCTGGGCAACAAGAACGCCGGCATGATCGAGGTCTTTGCGGCGGATCCGCAGGCACAGGCGCTGCTGGAGGAGCTGCTCGGGCAGACCAGCATCTACGACGAGTTCATCCGCGCCCTTCACCGGATGGGTTACACGCTCGCACCGGACCTGCTCGAGCGGGACGTCACCCAGGCGCATGTCTTTGACGAATCCCTGATGCAGGTCTTCCGGCACGTCTACGAGAATCCCGCCGAGAACTGGGACATCTACGAGGCATGTGAGGAACTCGTTGACCTGGAAGACAATTTCCAGCTCTGGCGCTTCCGGCACCTGCTCACCGTGCAGCGCACCATCGGAATGAAACGCGGGACCGGCGGTTCCTCGGGGGCGGGGTTCCTGAAACGTGCACTGGACCTCACGTTTTTCCCTGAGCTTTACGCAGTGCGGACCGAAATTGGACAGCGCTGA
- a CDS encoding SseB family protein → MDHEADNESTESNDAASSTPDAGSSGAAGTLEPSTGLEQAIREGQEGKISNQDVITAIWNSDLLSVGRLTVEDDPASFQALVLQSPEGAAPVAATFTDAQRIPQRIRDTAPIMVKASGEATLRSIAPGYGLAINPGNSLGLELGPEGVEAVVAAFGGQARPQSGETAAE, encoded by the coding sequence ATGGATCACGAAGCCGATAACGAATCCACCGAATCCAACGACGCCGCGAGCAGCACGCCGGATGCCGGCAGTTCCGGAGCGGCAGGCACCCTGGAGCCCTCCACCGGCCTGGAACAGGCTATCCGGGAAGGCCAGGAGGGAAAGATCAGCAACCAGGACGTTATTACGGCGATCTGGAACTCTGACCTTTTGAGCGTCGGACGCCTGACGGTCGAAGACGACCCCGCCAGCTTCCAGGCACTGGTCCTCCAGTCCCCCGAAGGAGCTGCACCGGTGGCCGCCACGTTTACGGACGCGCAGCGCATCCCGCAGCGCATCCGGGACACCGCCCCCATCATGGTCAAGGCCTCCGGGGAAGCAACCCTCCGCAGCATCGCCCCGGGGTACGGGCTTGCCATCAACCCGGGCAACTCGCTGGGACTGGAACTCGGGCCCGAAGGCGTAGAGGCCGTCGTGGCGGCCTTCGGCGGCCAGGCACGTCCCCAAAGCGGGGAAACCGCAGCGGAATAG
- a CDS encoding M4 family metallopeptidase produces MAGAAVAARRTLLEFDAVAEAGQLGRSAPAPGSGTALTPKLRRTVFDAQQRQDLPGVPVRAEGAPPTSDPAADEAYDGLGATYALFSDVYGRSSLDGAGQPLQATVHYGIDYDNAFWNGAQIVLGDGDGEVFERFSKSLTVIGHELAHGIIQYTAKLIYQGQAGALNESVSDVFGALTEQYFLRQTASGASWIIGEGLFTPEVNGRGLRSMSEPGSAYDDDVLGKDPQPADMTGYVETTSDNGGVHLNSGIPNRAFYLTAAGLGGYAWERAGQIWYDTITEPNFPADCTFSLFAAATITAAEKRYGAGTEESSAVQAAWREVNVMV; encoded by the coding sequence ATGGCTGGGGCCGCCGTGGCCGCACGCCGGACCCTGCTTGAATTTGATGCAGTCGCTGAAGCCGGCCAGCTGGGCCGCTCCGCCCCCGCACCCGGTTCAGGTACCGCACTCACGCCCAAGCTGCGCCGGACGGTCTTCGACGCCCAGCAGCGCCAGGACCTTCCCGGGGTCCCGGTCCGGGCGGAGGGCGCTCCGCCCACATCAGACCCGGCGGCCGACGAAGCCTACGACGGGCTGGGAGCTACCTACGCACTCTTCAGCGATGTGTACGGCCGTTCCTCGCTTGACGGCGCCGGGCAGCCGCTGCAGGCCACCGTGCATTATGGGATCGACTACGACAACGCTTTCTGGAACGGTGCGCAGATTGTCCTTGGCGACGGCGACGGAGAGGTCTTCGAACGGTTCAGCAAATCCCTGACGGTCATCGGCCACGAACTGGCCCACGGGATCATCCAGTACACGGCTAAGCTCATTTACCAGGGACAGGCCGGAGCTTTGAACGAATCGGTCTCGGACGTTTTTGGTGCCTTGACGGAGCAGTATTTCCTGCGCCAGACGGCGTCCGGGGCGTCCTGGATCATCGGTGAGGGGCTGTTCACTCCCGAGGTCAACGGACGCGGCCTGCGTTCCATGTCGGAGCCGGGATCCGCCTACGACGACGACGTGCTCGGCAAGGACCCGCAGCCCGCCGACATGACGGGATACGTGGAGACCACGTCCGACAACGGCGGCGTGCACCTGAATTCTGGCATCCCGAACCGGGCGTTCTATCTCACGGCAGCCGGGCTCGGCGGTTACGCCTGGGAACGGGCAGGCCAGATCTGGTACGACACGATTACCGAGCCGAATTTTCCGGCCGACTGCACCTTCAGTCTCTTTGCCGCAGCCACCATCACCGCCGCGGAAAAGCGTTACGGAGCCGGAACCGAAGAAAGTTCTGCTGTGCAGGCAGCATGGCGAGAGGTTAATGTCATGGTATGA
- a CDS encoding protealysin inhibitor emfourin: protein MRLVVVRTGGLAGMRRTWSSEVSSEEAEERWLPLLQDPPESREDGNDRFTYEISVGKQAVTIPEQSLQGSWRELVDRAREGSRQTRRA from the coding sequence ATGAGACTGGTTGTGGTGCGTACGGGCGGGCTTGCTGGCATGCGGCGTACCTGGAGCAGTGAGGTGAGTTCCGAGGAAGCCGAGGAACGCTGGCTTCCCCTGCTGCAGGACCCGCCCGAATCCCGCGAGGACGGCAATGACCGGTTCACGTACGAAATCAGTGTCGGCAAGCAGGCCGTCACCATCCCGGAACAGTCCCTTCAGGGGAGCTGGCGGGAACTGGTCGACCGCGCCCGTGAGGGATCCCGCCAGACGCGCCGGGCCTAG
- the panD gene encoding aspartate 1-decarboxylase: protein MNRKMFKSKIHRATVTHSNLHYVGSVTVDLDLLEAADILPGELVSIVDVNNGSRLETYTIAGERGSGVIGINGAAAHLVDVGDLVILITYADMTTEEALSYTPAVVHVDEANRILKLGTDPAEAVTAGTARPPLSVPAL, encoded by the coding sequence ATGAACCGGAAAATGTTTAAGTCCAAGATCCACCGTGCCACCGTTACCCATTCGAATCTCCATTACGTCGGCTCCGTCACCGTGGACCTGGACCTTCTGGAAGCCGCTGACATTCTTCCCGGCGAACTCGTCTCAATCGTCGATGTGAACAACGGTTCCCGGCTGGAGACCTACACCATCGCCGGCGAACGCGGTTCCGGTGTCATCGGAATCAACGGCGCCGCAGCCCACCTGGTCGACGTCGGCGATCTGGTCATCCTCATTACCTATGCCGATATGACCACAGAGGAAGCGCTTTCCTACACCCCCGCCGTCGTTCACGTTGACGAAGCGAACCGCATCCTCAAGCTCGGCACTGATCCGGCAGAGGCAGTGACCGCCGGAACCGCACGGCCCCCGCTGTCCGTTCCCGCACTCTAA
- a CDS encoding extracellular solute-binding protein, producing the protein MPRDARLPGRARRKKFAAAAFALAVGATLLAGCSSDSGSTPTLTWYINPDDGGQAEIAKRCSDASDGAYTIETSLLPTDAASQREQLARRLAAGDTSMDIMSLDPPNVPEYAEPGYLAPIPDDVRERTTANVVEGALAGATWKDEVVAVPFWANTQILWYRKSVAEAAGLDMTQPVTWDQLIEAVASQDKYLSVQGARAESMTVWVNALIESAGGQIVENPDAPADEIKLSLDSEAGKQAAEIVSTIGKEGLGGPGLPTQTENFSMIQFQGDKGAFMVNYPFVWRATNAAVEEGTLPASLIDDIGWTLYPQVNAGENTAPPLGGIDLGVGSKSKHPDLAFDAIECIVSPENQAYYFATNGNPPSNPDAYNAPEVIDAFPMAGTIRESLELSKPRPQTPYYNEISTGIQQTWTPPQDVNPDTTPETSQQFILEVLKGERLL; encoded by the coding sequence ATGCCAAGAGACGCAAGACTTCCCGGCAGGGCCCGCAGGAAGAAGTTCGCAGCAGCGGCGTTCGCCCTCGCCGTCGGTGCCACTCTGCTGGCAGGCTGCAGTTCGGATTCCGGTTCTACGCCGACCCTGACGTGGTACATCAACCCGGACGACGGCGGGCAGGCCGAAATCGCCAAGCGCTGCTCGGACGCTTCGGACGGGGCGTACACCATCGAGACTTCGCTGCTTCCCACCGACGCGGCATCCCAGCGGGAACAGCTTGCCCGGCGCCTCGCCGCCGGCGACACCAGCATGGACATCATGAGCCTGGACCCGCCGAACGTTCCGGAGTATGCCGAACCGGGCTATTTGGCTCCCATCCCCGACGATGTCCGCGAACGCACCACGGCAAACGTCGTGGAGGGCGCCCTCGCCGGAGCCACCTGGAAGGACGAGGTAGTAGCGGTCCCGTTCTGGGCCAACACGCAGATTCTTTGGTACCGCAAGTCAGTGGCCGAGGCAGCCGGTCTGGACATGACCCAGCCCGTCACCTGGGACCAGCTGATCGAAGCGGTTGCCAGCCAGGATAAGTACCTCAGCGTTCAGGGTGCCCGGGCCGAGTCCATGACCGTGTGGGTGAACGCACTGATCGAATCAGCCGGTGGACAGATTGTGGAGAACCCTGACGCCCCGGCCGACGAGATCAAGCTAAGCCTCGATTCCGAGGCCGGAAAGCAGGCGGCGGAGATCGTCTCCACCATCGGCAAGGAAGGGCTCGGCGGGCCCGGCCTTCCAACCCAGACCGAGAACTTCTCGATGATCCAGTTCCAAGGCGACAAGGGTGCCTTTATGGTCAACTATCCCTTCGTCTGGCGCGCCACCAACGCCGCCGTCGAGGAAGGCACCCTCCCTGCTTCCCTGATCGATGACATTGGCTGGACGCTGTATCCGCAGGTGAACGCAGGTGAAAACACTGCTCCCCCGCTGGGCGGCATCGACCTGGGAGTGGGTTCCAAGAGCAAGCACCCGGACCTGGCGTTCGACGCGATCGAGTGCATCGTCAGCCCGGAGAACCAGGCCTACTACTTCGCCACGAACGGCAACCCGCCGTCCAACCCGGACGCTTACAACGCTCCCGAAGTCATTGACGCCTTCCCGATGGCTGGGACCATCCGTGAGTCGCTGGAGCTCTCCAAGCCCCGTCCGCAGACTCCGTACTACAACGAAATCTCCACCGGCATCCAGCAGACCTGGACTCCGCCGCAGGACGTCAATCCGGACACCACGCCGGAAACCAGCCAGCAGTTCATTCTTGAGGTCCTGAAGGGAGAGAGGCTGCTATGA
- a CDS encoding carbohydrate ABC transporter permease, protein MSTSVETRASAGGSPKPRKARLSDRARAERRLGFWLAGPAFIIMLAVTAYPILLALWDSLFKYRLTAPDDREFVFLSNYVTILTDEVFWRDLGVTLLITVVTVVIELVLGFALAMVMNSALKAVRGWLRTAILVPYGIITVVSAFAWFYAFDINSGYVNHWFDWVPGISADLNWFADFGTAITVIMASEIWKTTPFISLLLLAGLAQVPGELTEAAEVDGATWWQRFSRVIVPNMKAAIMVAVLFRALDAFRIFDNVYIMTRGAYGTETLSLLAYRTSITRLEIGMGSAVSVLLFLCVILICFVAIKLFKVDLTGARGGN, encoded by the coding sequence ATGAGTACGTCTGTCGAGACACGTGCCTCCGCTGGCGGCAGTCCCAAGCCGCGAAAAGCACGGCTCAGCGACCGCGCCAGGGCCGAACGCAGGCTGGGCTTCTGGCTTGCGGGCCCAGCGTTCATCATCATGCTGGCTGTCACAGCGTACCCAATCCTGCTGGCCCTCTGGGATTCGTTGTTCAAGTACCGGCTCACCGCGCCGGATGACCGGGAGTTTGTCTTCCTCAGCAACTACGTCACTATCCTGACCGACGAAGTCTTCTGGAGGGACCTGGGCGTAACTCTCCTCATTACCGTTGTCACGGTCGTCATCGAGCTGGTTCTCGGTTTCGCCCTCGCCATGGTTATGAACAGCGCCTTGAAAGCGGTCCGGGGCTGGCTCCGGACCGCAATCCTGGTTCCCTACGGCATCATTACCGTGGTTTCCGCTTTCGCCTGGTTCTACGCTTTCGATATCAACTCCGGCTACGTGAACCACTGGTTCGACTGGGTACCGGGGATTAGCGCCGACCTGAACTGGTTTGCCGATTTCGGCACCGCCATCACGGTGATCATGGCTTCCGAAATCTGGAAGACGACGCCGTTCATCTCGCTGCTGCTGCTGGCCGGCCTGGCACAGGTTCCCGGTGAGCTGACCGAGGCAGCCGAAGTCGACGGCGCCACCTGGTGGCAGCGGTTCAGCAGGGTGATCGTGCCAAACATGAAGGCGGCCATCATGGTGGCAGTCCTTTTCCGTGCACTGGATGCGTTCCGCATCTTCGACAATGTCTACATCATGACCAGAGGCGCCTACGGCACGGAGACCTTGTCGCTGCTCGCGTACCGGACCTCCATCACCCGGCTGGAGATCGGTATGGGCTCAGCCGTTTCCGTACTGCTCTTCCTCTGCGTGATCCTTATATGTTTCGTAGCAATAAAACTCTTCAAGGTGGACCTGACCGGCGCACGAGGGGGCAATTAA
- a CDS encoding carbohydrate ABC transporter permease, with protein MKSSPIRRRVTWTIISIVVIIYALFPVASIFATSFKLPSDLTSGSFLPTNWSTVNYEQILVGDAQELFLSALRNSIGISLIATLIAVVLATLCAYAIARLDFPGKRLVLTTALGVSIFPVISIVTPLFNLWRNIGLYDTWPGLIIPYLSLTLPISIWTLAAFFRQIPWELEQAAQVDGATTWQAFRKAIVPLAAPGVFTTAIIAFFIAWNDFVYGISLTSTSAARPVPAALAFFTGASQFEAPTGAISAAAIIVTIPVVVLVLLFQRQIVSGLTQGAVKG; from the coding sequence ATGAAGTCGTCACCGATCCGCAGGCGCGTCACATGGACCATCATTTCCATTGTCGTGATCATTTACGCGTTGTTTCCGGTCGCCTCAATTTTCGCGACGTCGTTCAAGCTTCCCAGTGACCTGACCTCGGGGTCCTTCCTCCCCACCAACTGGTCCACGGTGAATTACGAACAGATCCTGGTCGGGGACGCCCAGGAACTCTTCCTCTCCGCCCTCCGCAACTCGATCGGCATCTCGCTGATCGCCACCTTGATCGCCGTGGTGCTCGCCACCCTCTGCGCCTACGCAATCGCCCGGCTGGATTTCCCCGGCAAACGGCTGGTGCTGACAACTGCCCTGGGTGTTTCCATCTTCCCGGTGATCTCGATCGTGACCCCGTTGTTCAACCTGTGGCGCAACATCGGCCTGTACGACACCTGGCCGGGGCTCATCATCCCGTACCTCTCACTGACCCTGCCGATTTCGATTTGGACGCTGGCGGCGTTCTTCCGGCAGATCCCGTGGGAGCTGGAGCAGGCAGCACAGGTGGACGGAGCCACCACCTGGCAGGCGTTCCGCAAGGCAATCGTTCCGCTTGCAGCCCCCGGCGTCTTCACGACGGCGATCATTGCCTTCTTCATCGCGTGGAACGACTTCGTCTATGGCATTTCCCTGACCTCGACCTCAGCTGCCCGCCCCGTGCCGGCAGCCCTGGCCTTCTTTACCGGAGCATCCCAGTTCGAAGCGCCGACTGGAGCAATTTCCGCAGCCGCGATCATTGTGACCATCCCGGTCGTTGTACTTGTACTGCTGTTCCAGCGACAGATCGTTTCCGGACTAACCCAGGGCGCCGTCAAGGGCTAG
- a CDS encoding ABC transporter ATP-binding protein codes for MASITLKNLVKKYGDGFPAVNDISLDIADGEFIILVGPSGCGKSTLLRMIVGLEDITSGDLLINGERVNDKAPRDRNLAMVFQNYALYPHLTVFENIAFPLRLNKGKYSDEQVKKLVNDAAATLELTEHLDRKPANLSGGQRQRVAMGRAIVRQADAFLFDEPLSNLDAKLRGQMRSEISQMQRRLGVTSVYVTHDQTEAMTLGDRVAVLKKGILQQVASPRELYEQPVNLFVAGFIGSPSMNFLPATFKDGNILETAVGDIRIPEDKAAKAAGKKVVLVGIRPEFFEDASLVEEHKKAHGSTFTAPITHTEWLGNEQYGYIHFDPTPEVRELLDNLARDMDADELRPQVVVTLDAASRVRGGRDAELWLDTRRIHLFDPESGENLTRDPEAGAELTEEANERRAEEIAMAHDHQEAAATTSE; via the coding sequence ATGGCATCGATTACGCTCAAGAACCTCGTCAAGAAGTACGGCGACGGTTTCCCAGCCGTCAATGACATCAGCCTGGATATCGCGGACGGGGAGTTCATCATTCTCGTTGGTCCGTCCGGCTGCGGAAAGTCGACGCTGCTGCGGATGATTGTGGGGCTGGAAGACATTACCTCCGGCGACCTGCTGATCAACGGAGAGCGCGTCAACGACAAGGCACCCAGGGACCGGAACCTGGCCATGGTGTTCCAGAACTATGCCCTGTATCCGCACCTCACGGTCTTTGAGAATATCGCCTTCCCGCTCCGTCTGAACAAGGGCAAGTACAGCGATGAGCAGGTCAAGAAGCTGGTGAACGATGCAGCCGCCACGCTGGAGCTGACCGAACACCTCGACCGCAAGCCTGCGAACCTCTCCGGCGGCCAGCGGCAGCGTGTGGCCATGGGACGTGCGATTGTCCGCCAGGCCGACGCTTTCCTGTTCGATGAGCCGCTCTCCAACCTGGACGCCAAGCTCCGCGGACAAATGCGTTCCGAGATTTCCCAGATGCAGCGCAGGCTGGGCGTCACCAGTGTCTACGTCACACACGACCAGACGGAAGCCATGACACTCGGAGACAGGGTCGCCGTCTTGAAGAAGGGCATCCTTCAGCAGGTCGCCTCCCCGCGGGAACTTTACGAGCAGCCGGTTAACCTGTTTGTCGCAGGCTTCATCGGATCGCCTTCGATGAACTTCCTCCCGGCGACCTTCAAGGACGGCAACATCCTCGAAACTGCAGTCGGCGATATCCGCATCCCCGAAGACAAGGCGGCCAAGGCCGCAGGCAAAAAGGTCGTCCTGGTGGGGATCCGGCCTGAGTTCTTCGAAGACGCCTCCCTGGTCGAAGAACACAAGAAAGCTCACGGCTCCACGTTCACGGCACCCATCACGCACACCGAGTGGCTGGGCAACGAGCAATACGGCTACATCCACTTCGACCCCACCCCGGAGGTCCGTGAGCTGCTGGACAACCTGGCCAGGGACATGGACGCCGACGAGCTGCGGCCGCAGGTCGTTGTCACCCTCGATGCGGCCAGCCGGGTGCGTGGCGGACGGGACGCTGAACTGTGGCTGGATACCCGGCGAATCCACCTCTTCGACCCCGAGTCCGGCGAGAACCTCACCCGCGATCCGGAAGCGGGCGCGGAATTGACTGAAGAGGCCAACGAGCGGCGTGCCGAGGAGATTGCCATGGCTCACGACCATCAGGAGGCCGCCGCAACCACGTCTGAGTAG
- a CDS encoding NHL domain-containing thioredoxin family protein, whose amino-acid sequence MTETVRAGYRVRASELVGRNWLNTGGRRLGLEDLRGKIVLLDFWTFCCINCLHVLDELRPLEAKYSDVLVTVGVHSPKFEHEADPVALAAAVERYEIHHPVLDDPELETWQAYTARAWPTLVVIDPEGYIVAHLSGEGHAAGLESLVAELVAEHEEKGTLHRGDGPYVPAEATSGDLRFPGKAVALPEGTFLVADTGHHRLVELEADLATVRRVIGDGTKGWRDGDAGTARFNEPQGLAVLPAAVAETLEYDVIVADTVNHRLRGVNLATGAVTTLAGNGVQRLLDAENQSAPVSTDLGTDPLGTSLSSPWDVLWSTVLGQAVVAMAGTHQIFAFDPATGALSILAGTGLEGLLDGAADAAWFAQSSGLAQDADGNIWVADSETSALRKLAFDVSGDKPVVTVETAVGAGLFDFGYRDGAAAEARLQHPLGVAVLPDGSIAIADTYNGAVRRYDPAAQAVSTLARGLAEPSGVLIDSTAGEPLLIVVEANQHQLIRLPIPKEAQSVDEGARQTQRPKTAIAAGPLGLTIRFSAPKGQKLDDRWGDPTQLKISSSPEELLVSGGGTAVGLVRELVLSDTVPEGVLHITARAAACDGEPGGEIPDHAACHLYQQDWGIPVVLQPGGETELTLDLRGLD is encoded by the coding sequence ATGACTGAAACGGTGCGCGCCGGATACCGCGTCCGGGCCTCCGAGCTTGTGGGCCGCAACTGGTTGAACACGGGTGGCAGGCGGCTGGGTCTCGAAGATCTCCGGGGAAAGATTGTCCTGCTGGATTTCTGGACCTTCTGCTGCATCAACTGCCTGCATGTCCTGGACGAGCTCCGCCCGCTTGAAGCCAAGTACTCCGACGTCCTCGTGACGGTCGGGGTGCACTCGCCCAAGTTCGAGCACGAAGCTGATCCGGTGGCGCTGGCCGCCGCCGTCGAACGCTACGAGATCCACCACCCGGTGCTGGATGACCCGGAGCTGGAGACCTGGCAGGCCTACACAGCGCGTGCCTGGCCGACGCTGGTCGTCATCGACCCTGAGGGCTACATCGTCGCGCACCTGTCCGGGGAGGGCCATGCTGCCGGCCTTGAGTCGCTTGTCGCCGAACTGGTGGCCGAGCATGAGGAGAAGGGCACGCTGCACCGTGGCGACGGACCGTACGTGCCCGCGGAGGCGACGTCGGGAGACCTGCGTTTCCCGGGCAAGGCAGTTGCCCTGCCCGAGGGTACGTTCCTGGTGGCGGACACCGGGCATCACCGGCTCGTCGAACTTGAAGCCGACCTCGCCACCGTCCGCCGCGTGATCGGTGACGGCACCAAGGGCTGGCGCGACGGTGACGCCGGGACCGCACGCTTCAACGAACCGCAGGGCCTGGCCGTACTTCCGGCAGCGGTCGCTGAGACCCTGGAGTACGACGTCATCGTGGCGGACACCGTCAACCACCGGCTGCGCGGCGTCAACCTCGCCACCGGCGCCGTCACGACCCTGGCCGGCAACGGCGTGCAGCGCCTGCTCGATGCCGAGAACCAGTCCGCACCCGTTTCCACGGATCTCGGTACCGATCCGCTGGGCACCTCCCTGTCCTCGCCGTGGGACGTTTTGTGGTCCACCGTGTTGGGCCAGGCTGTCGTTGCGATGGCCGGCACACACCAGATCTTCGCCTTCGACCCCGCGACTGGCGCGCTCTCCATCCTCGCTGGAACCGGGCTGGAAGGCCTGCTCGACGGCGCCGCAGACGCAGCCTGGTTCGCTCAGTCTTCGGGGTTGGCGCAGGATGCGGATGGAAACATCTGGGTGGCAGACTCCGAGACCTCCGCCCTGCGGAAGCTGGCCTTCGACGTTTCCGGGGACAAGCCGGTTGTCACGGTGGAAACCGCCGTCGGTGCGGGACTGTTCGATTTCGGCTACCGCGACGGTGCTGCCGCCGAAGCGAGGCTGCAGCACCCCTTGGGCGTGGCAGTCCTTCCGGACGGTTCCATAGCCATCGCCGACACCTACAACGGAGCAGTGCGGCGCTACGACCCGGCTGCACAAGCCGTCTCGACGCTCGCACGCGGCCTGGCGGAACCTTCCGGGGTCCTTATCGACTCAACCGCCGGCGAGCCGCTCCTGATCGTTGTAGAGGCTAACCAGCACCAGCTCATCCGCCTGCCCATCCCCAAGGAAGCGCAGTCCGTGGATGAAGGCGCCCGCCAGACACAGCGGCCCAAGACAGCCATCGCTGCCGGGCCGCTGGGGCTCACCATCCGATTCTCTGCTCCGAAGGGGCAGAAGCTCGACGACCGCTGGGGAGACCCCACGCAGCTGAAGATCTCTTCCTCTCCGGAGGAGCTCCTGGTTTCCGGAGGCGGGACCGCCGTCGGGCTGGTCCGTGAGCTGGTGCTCTCGGACACTGTTCCCGAAGGCGTCCTGCACATTACCGCCCGTGCCGCGGCGTGCGACGGCGAACCCGGGGGAGAGATCCCTGACCACGCTGCCTGCCACCTGTACCAGCAGGACTGGGGAATCCCCGTCGTTCTGCAGCCCGGCGGCGAAACGGAACTAACGCTGGACCTGCGCGGCCTGGACTAG